One Vigna unguiculata cultivar IT97K-499-35 chromosome 7, ASM411807v1, whole genome shotgun sequence genomic region harbors:
- the LOC114190062 gene encoding ethylene-responsive transcription factor ERF025: protein MDGNPFGNVPPPPIQVPDNFPHSSSSSPTPTTSSPSPTPSAGFRYRGTRSRSGKWVSEIREPRKTKRIWLGTYPAADMAAAAYDVAALALKGPDTPLNFPNSILSYPIPASLSATDIRAAAAAAAQARLVRTPLEGGQVVNPDMGQESERRDEYYDEDELLNMPNLLDDMARGMQVSPPRITSFSSDDSPANSDGDNLWSYTL from the coding sequence ATGGATGGCAACCCTTTTGGAAACGTGCCACCCCCACCAATACAAGTCCCTGATAACTTCCCTCACTCGTCCTCCTCTTCGCCAACCCCAACCACGTCCTCTCCGTCTCCCACTCCTTCCGCCGGCTTCCGCTACCGCGGGACGCGCTCCCGCAGCGGTAAGTGGGTGTCGGAGATAAGGGAGCCACGTAAAACCAAGCGCATTTGGCTCGGGACATACCCGGCAGCGGATATGGCTGCGGCGGCCTATGATGTCGCGGCTCTCGCGTTGAAGGGACCCGACACGCCCCTTAACTTCCCCAATTCCATACTCTCCTACCCGATTCCCGCGTCATTGTCCGCCACTGATATTCGCGCGGCGGCTGCGGCAGCAGCGCAGGCTAGGCTCGTGAGGACGCCGCTGGAGGGTGGGCAAGTGGTAAACCCTGATATGGGACAGGAGTCGGAGAGGCGTGACGAGTACTATGATGAGGATGAGTTGTTGAACATGCCGAATTTGCTTGATGACATGGCCAGGGGAATGCAGGTTAGTCCCCCTAGGATCACTTCCTTTTCTTCTGATGATTCGCCTGCCAATTCTGATGGAGATAACCTTTGGAGCTATACCCTCTGA